The genomic DNA TCATGCGTTGATGGACAACTTCGGCCTGTCGCAGGAGGAGCTGGCAAAGCGGGTAGGGAAGGAGCGTTCCACGGTTGCGAATTCTCTGCGCCTGTTGAAACTTCCTGCAGAGATCAAGCGTGACATTGTCGAGCAGCGCCTTTCGATGGGGCATGCCAGAGCACTTCTTGCACTTGATTCTGCAGAGCAGGTGAAAGAGGCGCGGGACGAGATCCTGGCCAAGAACCTTACGGTGCGCCATGCCGAGAATCTCGTCAAGCGGCTGAAGAGTGGAAAGCTCCGGACCCGGAAAGCCCAGCCGGAATTGCATATGACCGACCTTGTTGACCGTATGAAGCGCCACTTCAAGGCGAAGGTTGCCATACGTTCCACCGGGAAGGGGGGGAAGATCGAGATCAGCTTCTCCAGTAACGACGACCTTTCTCGTCTGATCGAGCAGTTGGGTCTGTAGATTAGGAGTTTATAAGTTTCGGTTTTTCTGGACAAAAAGCTTGACATGGGTCAGGCCGTGTGATAGCTATCGCGTGTTTTGCCGCAGGCAGTCCGGCATACTGTATACAATCTGATGAGGTGGCAGGGTGATCAATTTAGATCTGACGTTCGTAATACAGCTTATCAACTTCCTGGTTCTCATGCTGGTACTCAACATCTTCCTGTACAAGCCTCTCAGGAAGGTACTGTCGGAGCGGGAGAAAGAGATCAGTGGTGCAAGGCAGCGCGCTGCTGGCGTCGACTCCGATGTGCAGGAGAAGGTAGCCCTCTACGAGGCGCGTCTACGCGAAGTGAAGCTGCAGGCTCACGAGCGTCGGGGTGCCATGCTGAAGGAGGCTCAGGCAGAAGAGGCGGCGACTCTTGAAAAAGCGCGTAAGGAAGCGAGTGACACAATTGGGGCAATCAAGGGCAAGGTAGCTCAAGAGGCAGCCGACGCCAAAAATCTCCTGAGGGAGCAGGCCCGGTCGTTGTCATTGGAAATATGTGAAAAGGTCCTTGGGAGGAGCTTGTAAGATGATTCAGTTTGTACGCCGCAGCCCGTATAGATCTCTGGTGCCGGCAAGTGCCGTGTGTCTGCTGCTCCTAGGGCTTGCCGCTGTTGGCTTTGCTTCTGAAGGTGGCGAAGGTGCCCATCATGTGGACACTGCAGCTCAATTGAAAGACTTCGGATGGCGTGTTCTTGATTTTGCAGTTCTTGCCGCCATCGCCGTGTGGGCGCTCAAGAAGGCCAATGTTAAAGGCTCCCTTTCGGAACGCAGGATGAAGATCGAAAAGGCGCTCCAAGAGGCTACTCTTGCCCGCGAAGCCGCCGAGCGGAAATCCGCCGAGTACAGTGAAAAGCTGGCCAAGGCGAGCCGGGAGATCGACGAGATTCAGACTGCCATCATCAAGGAGGGCGAGGCTGAAAAAGCTCGTATTATTGCCGAGGCGAAGGCGGCAGCTGAAAAAATCCGTGAGCAGGCCCAGCAGGCTGCGCAGAACGAGGTGCTGAAGGCGCGTGCCGAGCTGCGCGAAGAGGCTGCCAGGCTGGCCGTGCAGCTGGCCGAGCAGACCCTTCGGGAGAAGATAAAGAAGGAAGACCAGGACCGTCTGGTCGGTGAATATCTTACCAAGGTGGTGGAGTTACATTGATCACGAACGCTATATCACGACGCTATGCCAAGGCTCTCGTTCAGCTTGGGGCAGAAGAAGGGGCTGTTGACAAGTTCAACGACGAACTTGCAGGCTTCTCCGCATTGCTGGGCGCTAATGCAGAAGCAACTGCCATACTGACCAGTCCGGCCTACGGAATCGAGGCGAAGAAAGAAATACTGAATGCCCTTATTGAAAAGGCTGCCGTCTCAGGTACCGTGGGGAACTTTCTCCGGCTGCTGCTGGATCGGAACAGACTGAGCATTCTGCCACAGGTTTCCGCAAGCTTTGGAATTTTTGCCGACGAGCTTTCGGGAGTCATTCGTCCCACACTTACTTCAGGAATGCCTCTGGAGGAGAGCCAGATAGCCGAGATAAAGGCCGTTCTGGAGAAGAGCACCGGCAAAAGGGTCGTTCTGAATGTAGAGGTCGATCCCGCTCTCATCGGTGGTGTGGTCACGAAGATCGGAGACAAGGTTTTCGACGGCAGCGTGCGTACGCAACTCAACAAGATCGAAGATATATTACAGAAGGGGTGATACGGTTCTATGGAAATCAGAGCGGAAGAAATCAGCGAGATTATCAGGAAGCAGATCAAGGAGTATGGGAAGGAGGTCGAGGTAGCCGAGACCGGAACCATTATCTCCGTAGGTGACGGTATCGCCCGTATCCACGGTCTTGACAAAGCTATGGCGGGCGAGCTCCTGGAGTTCCCCGGCGGCATCTCCGGCATGGTTCTCAACCTAGAGGAAGACAACGTCGGAGCCGCGATTCTCGGCGAGTTCAGCGAGATCAAGGAAGGTGACTCCGTCAAGCGCACCGGCCGCATCGTCGAAGTTCCGGTTGGCGAGGCCATGATCGGCCGCGTTGTGAACGCCATCGGGCAGCCCATCGACGGCAAGGGCCCGATCAATACCGACAAGTACGGCAAGGTCGAAGTGAAGGCCCCCGGCATCGTCAAGCGCAAGTCGGTCCATCAGCCGATGCAGACCGGCCTCAAGGCTATCGACTCGATGGTTCCGATCGGACGCGGCCAGCGCGAGCTGATCATCGGCGACCGCCAGACCGGCAAGACCGCCGTTGCCATCGACACCATCATCAACCAGAAGGGCGGCGACCTCATCTGTATCTACGTCGCCATCGGACAGAAGCGTTCGACGGTTGCCCAAGTCGTCTCCAAGCTCCAGGAGCACGGCGCGATGGACTACACCATCGTCGTTGCCGCCACGGCTTCCGAGCCCGCACCGCTCCAGTTCATCGCCCCCTACGCGGGCGTCACGATGGGCGAGTACTTCCGCGACAACGGCAAGCACGCCCTCATCATCTATGACGATCTTTCCAAGCAGGCAGTTGCATACCGCCAGCTTTCCCTGCTCCTCCGCCGGCCCCCCGGACGCGAGGCGTATCCCGGTGACGTCTTCTACCTCCACAGCCGCCTCCTCGAGCGTGCCGCGAAGGTTTCCGACGCCGAAGGCGCCGGTTCCCTCACCGCGCTCCCGGTCATCGAGACCCAGGCCGGTGACGTTTCCGCCTACATCCCGACGAACGTCATCTCCATCACCGACGGCCAGATCTACCTCGAGAGCGACCTCTTCTACTCGGGCGTGCGCCCCGCCATCAACGTCGGTCTCTCGGTTTCCCGCGTCGGCGGATCCGCCCAGGTGAAGGCGATGAAGCAGGTTGCCGGCACCCTGCGTCTCAACCTGGCCCAGTACCGCGAGATGGCGGCATTCGCCCAGTTCGGTTCGGACCTCGACAAGGCCACCCAGATGCAGCTTGCCCGCGGTGAGCGTCTCGTCGAAATACTCAAGCAGCCCCAGTACCGCCCGATTCCCAACGAGAAACAGGTCCTCGTCATCTTCGCAGCCAACAACGGCTACGTCGATGAGTACCCCGTCTCCGTTCTCGGCCGCTACGAGTCCGAGCTCTACACATTCTTTGACACGAGGAAAGCGGACGTACTCGCCGAGCTTCGAGACAAGAAGGCTATTGACGACGACCTCAAAGCGAAGATCGTTGCCGGCCTTGAGGAATTCAAGAAGGAATTTACTGCGTAATCTAAGGACGGACCTTCATTTATGGCAAGTCTGAAAAGTATAAAAAAGAGGATCGTCTCGGTCAAGAACACGAGGCAGATCACCAAGGCCATGAAAATGGTCTCGGCAGCCAAGCTGCGCCGCGCCCAGGAGAACGTGGTTGCCGCCCGCCCCTACGCAAAGAAGCTTGCAGAGGTGCTGGAGAGGCTTGCACGTCAGCAGGACGCTGATGTTCATCCCCTCATGGAGAAGCGGGAGGCCCGCAAGGCTCTCCTCATCCTGGTAACTTCCGATCGCGGTCTGTGCGGCGGTTTCAATGCCAACATCAGCAAGGCCGCCGAGCGGTTCGTCAAGGAGCGGAAAGGCTCCTACGAAGAACTCTCGATCCTCACCATCGGGCGCAAGGGGTACGAGTTCCTCAAGAACCGCCAGAAGATCTACAAGAACTACACGAGCGTCTTTTCGAACCTCAATTACCAGACTGCGGCGCTCCTCGCCCAGGAGGTGGTCGAGGGGTACCTCAACGAGGAGTACGACGAGGTATTCCTGCTCTACAACGCCTTCAAGAGTGTGATGTCCCAGGACATCACCCTTCAGCCGCTTCTTCCCATCACACCCCCGGCTGCGCAGGAAGAGGAATACGCTCCCGAGTATATATACGAGCCGTCGAAGGCCGAACTGCTCGGCGAGCTGCTGCCGAAGCACATCGAGGTTCAGCTCTTCAAGGCGCTCCTCGAATCGGTTGCTTCGGAGCACGGGGCTCGGATGACGGCCATGGACAGCGCCTCCAAGAACGCCAGCGAGATGATCGGCAAGCTCACTCTGCAGTACAACCGAGCCCGTCAGGCCGCGATCACAACGGAGCTCATGGAGATCATTTCCGGCGCCGAATCGATTAAGGGATAGACCTTAGCCTATAAAGAATTTCAAAAATAGAGGCCTCAACCGGGCCGCAGGAGGAAGGGTAGCAATGAGTCAGAACAAAGGGAAAATTTCGCAGGTCATCGGCGCCGTCATTGACGTCGAATTCGAGCCGGGCAAGCTCCCCGCTATCTACAACGCACTTCGCGTGACGAATCCGGCCATCGACGACAGGGAGTACAACCTTGTTCTCGAAGTCGCCCAGCACCTGGGGGAAAACTCGGTACGTACCATCGCTATGGACTCCACCGACGGTCTCGTGCGCGGGCAGGAGGTTCTCGACACCGGGAAGCAGATATCGGTGCCGGTCGGCCGCAAGACCCTCGGCAGGATCCTCAATGTCATCGGCGAGCCGGTTGACGAGATGGGTCCCGTAAACGCCGAGAAGGAGTACGGTATCCACCGCGAAGCCCCCGCTTTCAGTGACCAGTCCACCAAGGTCGAGGCATTCACCACAGGCATCAAGGTTGTCGACCTTCTCGCTCCATACGCAAGGGGCGGAAAGATCGGTCTCTTCGGCGGCGCTGGCGTCGGCAAGACCGTTCTCATCATGGAGCTCATCAACAATATCGCCAAGCAGCACGGT from Geobacter sp. DSM 9736 includes the following:
- a CDS encoding ParB/RepB/Spo0J family partition protein yields the protein MVKKTGLGKGMAALLPAVEEEGKSYFTCPIEEIRPNRAQPRKTFTGDKLEELAASIREKGIIQPLVVRKKSDHYEVIAGERRWRAAQKAGLREVPVVILDVSDDTALEMALIENIQREDLNAVEEAEAYHALMDNFGLSQEELAKRVGKERSTVANSLRLLKLPAEIKRDIVEQRLSMGHARALLALDSAEQVKEARDEILAKNLTVRHAENLVKRLKSGKLRTRKAQPELHMTDLVDRMKRHFKAKVAIRSTGKGGKIEISFSSNDDLSRLIEQLGL
- the atpH gene encoding ATP synthase F1 subunit delta, whose protein sequence is MITNAISRRYAKALVQLGAEEGAVDKFNDELAGFSALLGANAEATAILTSPAYGIEAKKEILNALIEKAAVSGTVGNFLRLLLDRNRLSILPQVSASFGIFADELSGVIRPTLTSGMPLEESQIAEIKAVLEKSTGKRVVLNVEVDPALIGGVVTKIGDKVFDGSVRTQLNKIEDILQKG
- a CDS encoding ATP synthase F0 subunit B, whose product is MINLDLTFVIQLINFLVLMLVLNIFLYKPLRKVLSEREKEISGARQRAAGVDSDVQEKVALYEARLREVKLQAHERRGAMLKEAQAEEAATLEKARKEASDTIGAIKGKVAQEAADAKNLLREQARSLSLEICEKVLGRSL
- the atpA gene encoding F0F1 ATP synthase subunit alpha, which codes for MEIRAEEISEIIRKQIKEYGKEVEVAETGTIISVGDGIARIHGLDKAMAGELLEFPGGISGMVLNLEEDNVGAAILGEFSEIKEGDSVKRTGRIVEVPVGEAMIGRVVNAIGQPIDGKGPINTDKYGKVEVKAPGIVKRKSVHQPMQTGLKAIDSMVPIGRGQRELIIGDRQTGKTAVAIDTIINQKGGDLICIYVAIGQKRSTVAQVVSKLQEHGAMDYTIVVAATASEPAPLQFIAPYAGVTMGEYFRDNGKHALIIYDDLSKQAVAYRQLSLLLRRPPGREAYPGDVFYLHSRLLERAAKVSDAEGAGSLTALPVIETQAGDVSAYIPTNVISITDGQIYLESDLFYSGVRPAINVGLSVSRVGGSAQVKAMKQVAGTLRLNLAQYREMAAFAQFGSDLDKATQMQLARGERLVEILKQPQYRPIPNEKQVLVIFAANNGYVDEYPVSVLGRYESELYTFFDTRKADVLAELRDKKAIDDDLKAKIVAGLEEFKKEFTA
- the atpG gene encoding ATP synthase F1 subunit gamma produces the protein MASLKSIKKRIVSVKNTRQITKAMKMVSAAKLRRAQENVVAARPYAKKLAEVLERLARQQDADVHPLMEKREARKALLILVTSDRGLCGGFNANISKAAERFVKERKGSYEELSILTIGRKGYEFLKNRQKIYKNYTSVFSNLNYQTAALLAQEVVEGYLNEEYDEVFLLYNAFKSVMSQDITLQPLLPITPPAAQEEEYAPEYIYEPSKAELLGELLPKHIEVQLFKALLESVASEHGARMTAMDSASKNASEMIGKLTLQYNRARQAAITTELMEIISGAESIKG
- a CDS encoding ATP synthase F0 subunit B — protein: MIQFVRRSPYRSLVPASAVCLLLLGLAAVGFASEGGEGAHHVDTAAQLKDFGWRVLDFAVLAAIAVWALKKANVKGSLSERRMKIEKALQEATLAREAAERKSAEYSEKLAKASREIDEIQTAIIKEGEAEKARIIAEAKAAAEKIREQAQQAAQNEVLKARAELREEAARLAVQLAEQTLREKIKKEDQDRLVGEYLTKVVELH